The segment GCCCGGCCACATCCACTCGTTCAAGGATCTGATGATGCCCGCGCTCGTGCGCGTCGGCGCGGTGACCAAGCGGACGCGCGAGCTCTACGCGCAGCACGAGATCCCGGTCTGGGAGGACACGAGCGTGCTGGAGTCGTTCGAGGACGCGAGCACCGGAGACATCGTGATCGGCGAAGACGCCCGCGGCTCCGACTGACGAGGCACCGAAATGTCGGAACACCACTCCAGGGTGAGCTGGTCGCGCGGCGGGGTGCCCTTCGACTACGAAACCTACGACCGGACGCATCGCTGGCGCTTCGGGGGCGGCGCCGAGCTCGAGGCGTCGGCCGCGCCCGAGTACCGCGGGCGCGCGGAGCTCCCGAATCCGGAGGAGGCGCTGGTGGCGGCGCTCTCGAGCTGTCACATGCTGACGTTCCTCGCCGTCGCCGCGCGGCGGCGCTTCACGGTCGAGAGCTACCAGGACGACGCCGTGGGCTGGATGGAGAAGAACCCGGACGGCAAGCTCGCCGTGACGCGCGTGGAGCTGCGCCCTCGAATCGCGTTCTCGGGCGAAAAGCGGCCCACGCCCGAGGAGATCGAGAAGCTGCACGAGGTCTCGCACCGCGAGTGCTTCATCGCGAACTCGGTGAAGACGCGGGTCACCGTCGTCGCCACGAGCTGAGCTTCCCATGCTTCGTCCCGAGAGCCCGCGCTGGCAGGGCTACGTCGAAGACACGGTCACGATCGACTGGCAGACGCCGCCCGTGATGGAGAAGGCGCGGGAGCTCGTTGCCGGCTGCGCCGACGACGTGGCGAAAGCGCGCTCGGTCTACTTCTTCGTTCGC is part of the Deltaproteobacteria bacterium genome and harbors:
- a CDS encoding OsmC family peroxiredoxin; this translates as MSEHHSRVSWSRGGVPFDYETYDRTHRWRFGGGAELEASAAPEYRGRAELPNPEEALVAALSSCHMLTFLAVAARRRFTVESYQDDAVGWMEKNPDGKLAVTRVELRPRIAFSGEKRPTPEEIEKLHEVSHRECFIANSVKTRVTVVATS